The following is a genomic window from Canis lupus baileyi chromosome 18, mCanLup2.hap1, whole genome shotgun sequence.
GGTAAAGAGTTGATATTGTACCACCactgtttaaaacaaaagtaaattctatgcccaatatggggttcttacaaccccaagatcaagggtcactTGTTCTACCACAgaccattcaggtgcccctaccACCACTATTAATAATTCTCCAATTTAAATATTCACTGTTCTGTTTACGTCAAACTCTATCAACTGGTTAGCGAAAATAAGAATGAGCAGGTGGCCAGCTACTTTGCATGATATAAACAGCATTCAATTGTCTGCCTGGTGTGCTAGGTAAGCTGCTCAGAGGGGCTTGATCACACTGATTCCCATTTACCCAAAAGCAGCAGAGATTTGCTTCATTTGGCCACAAACATTAACTGGGACAACAGGTATGTTTTGATTTTAATTAGGGTGTTTTAAACTTTTGCACAAAGGTCAGCTTTCATGGGCCAGTGGCACTGGCAGTGGGGgtggaaaatgagaataagatTACATCTTTCGATGCAATGTGTACCAGATTTATATTAAGACATCAAATTAATCTTTGGTATTGTCCACTACTTTAGCAGCCCAGAACTTGGGACTATTAATAAGCTGAATATTGTAATAGTCTTTGGAATCATGACAAGAGCATAGAGTGTTTTGAAAGTCAGAATTTATTCCTGAAATATCCCTGTATCATAACCATTCCTAAATTCTTCCTAGAGAGAAGAGCcaatgtttcttgttttgttgttaagGAGTTTTACAATTTAGCATTTAATATGTCAGTAATTGAGAAGTTGTAAATGTTTGTTCTCTAGaagtgaaaatagaaaagaagttaTCCTTTGCAGAAAGAGCAGATATGTTTTACTTCTGCTgtgctttcttatttattttgagctaGTTTAATTTTCTACTCTAATCACACAGGCACAGTATTTTTGCTTGACTAGATGGACCGTGACCTCCTTTAGCACAatcagtttaatttttcttttgttatcagCATTTAACACATATACTTTCAGGCTTTCTGTAGTGAGATTGGAGGGGAGGGTTCTATTATAGCCAAGACAAGCTCAGTGTTCTTCAGTGTTACTCCTTGCAACTCCGTTGTTTTTACAAACATAATCTACTTTATTGTCTAtagtaagcattttttttcaaggaaattgAGCCTTGCCTTGTAAATGGCAATGATCTTGTTAATACCTAGATTCTTCTTCCTGAGATTTAGAACAAATGGTAGATTTAAGTAGATGAAGTTGGAGAAGCATGTACTAGAGACCTAAGATAGGATTTTCCATAAAGATCTACTTAACtgggtaaaaataataaatatatcgtgtatatttatttgtatttatatattcacatatatatatgtgtgtgtgtgtataaagtcTGGGACTGCAGAAATGATCAAATCTCAATTCTTATGTGTATGAATAAATACTAAAACTGGCAAACTGAAGTAATCCATCTTATAAAACACAAACTATGCTTTCCACCTCTTATAGATTTTGTGTGActatagatattaactctttaagAATATATGTGCTTATTCATGTGTAACTGGTAATGTTCCAAgcactttcattattttatatcatttaaaatataatatcctGAACACACCTGAGATCTAACCTTCTTATCCTGTTTTTCTGTAAAGTGGACAAAAGAATTGTGGATAGAGGATAATCTGAACCCACACAGTACAACCTCAAAGTTAGAGCTCCTAAATCAATGGCCTTGGGATATCTAAGGTGTTAGTCATTGGTGAAGACCCTGATCTGCTGCTACGGGTGCATGGATCACTCTGCACAACCACAGAGCATCACAGTCTGGCTTGATTGTACATACAATGGGGGTTGAAATTTTTGGTATAAATATCCTCCAAAGCTATGTTTCAACTATTTTCTAAATCTTTCTTAAATAGAATGTATCTCTAGGATTTTTTAAGAACCAATTAGATCCTTACACCAGAAAAGCTGATTCAATTTTGACTTTCATAACCAAAAAGGTCAATAaataagagattttcttttctttttttcaatgattcatgtttttgcatgtgtttttatATGGGAGCAATTCTGAAAATTTCCATACTCATTGATAAATACTATCATCAGGAAACTTCATGACTTTGAACTGAGGCAACCTTATTGTAGATTAGCaatagttaaaaaatttttaaatgtacttgacAAAGAATGTTACagtagttttaggtatacaacatagatATTCAAGAAgttatatgttatgctatgcctACAACAAGTGTAGCTTCCATATGTTACCATACAATTCTATGGcaatattattggctatattccttatgctgtgtcttttattcctgtgatttattaattcaataaCTGGAAGACTGTACATCCCATTCCCTGTCACCCATTCTGCCCATCACCCCATAGCACTCCTCCTTGGTAACCATcaatttcttctctatatttctaggtctcatactgtttttatttttgttatttattcatttgtgtttttagattccatatgagtgaaattatgtatatttgtctttctcagtctgacttatttcatttactatAATACCCTGGTGGGTCTGTTATAAAAAGGAGCAGAACTTCATTCACTATTATAGTGGCATATACACTATATAATGTATGCAAACATATATACACaagcatatatatgcacacacacaccctacacaCATACAAGCTCACTAACATTTACTTCAGGTGGTCATATCTCATGAGTAATCTATTAACTCCAAGGTTCTCCTTGGTGAACCAGGTAAAAACCAATGGAGAACACTACTTGGATGGCCAACTATACTGTACGATCAGATTTTGAACTAGTGGGACTCTTCAGTCAATCCAAACACCCAGCTGTCCTTTGTGTGGTCATTTTCATGGCTTTCCTGATGGCCCTCTCTGGAAACACCATCCTGATCCTTCTGATACACTGTGATGCtcacctccacacccccatgtacttttTTATCACCCAGTTGTCTCTCATGGACGTGATGTACATTTCTGTCACTGTGCCCAAGATGCTCATGGACCAGGTCATGGGTGTGAATAAGATCTCAGCCCCTGAATGTGGGATGCAGATGTTTTTCTATTTGACACTAGGAGgttcagaattttttcttctagctgccatggcctatgaccgctatgtggccatctgccatCCACTCCGTTATCCTATCCTCATGAACCATAGAGTGTGTcttctcttggtgtcttcctcctGGATTTTGGGATCTGTAGATGGATTTATGCTCACTCCTGTCACCATGACCTTCCCCTTCTGCAGATCCCGAGA
Proteins encoded in this region:
- the LOC140609568 gene encoding olfactory receptor 2T29-like; amino-acid sequence: MRREAEQCERDTSMENTTWMANYTVRSDFELVGLFSQSKHPAVLCVVIFMAFLMALSGNTILILLIHCDAHLHTPMYFFITQLSLMDVMYISVTVPKMLMDQVMGVNKISAPECGMQMFFYLTLGGSEFFLLAAMAYDRYVAICHPLRYPILMNHRVCLLLVSSSWILGSVDGFMLTPVTMTFPFCRSREIHHFFCEVPAVMKLSCSDTSLYETLMYLCCVLMLFITVTVILSSYSFILFTIHRMNSAEGRKKAFATCSSHMMVVISFYGASVYTYMLPTSYHTPEKDMIVSVFYTILTPVLNPLIYSLRNKDVTRGLKKMLNVGSVFQETLK